The following proteins come from a genomic window of Oceanibaculum indicum P24:
- the pdxH gene encoding pyridoxamine 5'-phosphate oxidase yields MSDTQHDDPFDLFARWFEEAKEKEINDPNAMAVASVDAKGRPSIRMVLLKGFDASGFVFYTNYESRKGTEILGNPQTALLFHWKSLRRQVRIEGPVEKVSDAEADEYFHSRPRQSQIGAWASQQSRPLESRFALEKAVAKYAAKYPVGTIPRPPYWSGFRIRPDYFEFWEDRPFRLHDRLIYKPAGNGWATEKLYP; encoded by the coding sequence ATGAGCGATACACAGCATGACGACCCCTTCGACCTGTTCGCCCGCTGGTTCGAGGAGGCGAAGGAGAAGGAAATCAACGACCCCAACGCCATGGCGGTGGCGAGTGTCGATGCGAAAGGCCGGCCATCGATCCGCATGGTGCTGCTGAAGGGGTTCGATGCTTCCGGTTTCGTCTTCTACACCAATTACGAAAGCCGCAAGGGCACGGAAATCCTCGGCAACCCGCAGACGGCACTGCTGTTCCACTGGAAGTCGCTGCGCCGGCAGGTGCGGATCGAGGGGCCGGTGGAAAAGGTCAGCGACGCCGAGGCCGACGAGTATTTCCACAGCCGCCCCCGGCAGAGCCAGATCGGCGCCTGGGCCTCGCAGCAGTCGCGCCCGCTGGAAAGCCGATTCGCGCTGGAGAAGGCGGTGGCGAAATATGCCGCCAAATACCCGGTCGGCACCATTCCGCGCCCGCCCTACTGGTCGGGCTTCCGCATCCGCCCGGATTATTTCGAGTTCTGGGAGGACAGGCCGTTCCGCCTGCATGACCGGCTGATCTACAAGCCGGCCGGGAATGGCTGGGCGACCGAGAAACTGTATCCCTAA
- the aroC gene encoding chorismate synthase: MAGNSFGTAFRFTTWGESHGPSIGCVVDGVPPLVPLGEPDIQHWMDRRRPGQSRFTTQRREPDEVKIVSGVFEGVTTGTPIGLIVENVDQRSKDYSEISEQFRPGHADFTYQAKYGIRDYRGGGRSSARETAMRVAAGGIARKVLHHILGKDISIRGALVQVGPHGIDRANWDWAETENNPFWCPDAQAAGQWEGYLDGVRKAGSSCGAVIEVVASGFPAGLGEPIYDKLDSDLARAMMSINAVKGVEIGAGFEAASLTGEENADEMRMAGNRVDFLSNKAGGILGGISTGQDIVVRFAVKPTSSILTPRRSVDRNNNEIEVRTKGRHDPCVGIRAVPVGEAMMALVLADHVLRQRALTGKV; encoded by the coding sequence ATGGCTGGCAACAGCTTCGGCACGGCGTTCCGCTTCACCACCTGGGGCGAGAGCCACGGACCGTCCATCGGCTGCGTCGTTGATGGCGTGCCGCCGCTGGTGCCGCTGGGCGAGCCGGACATCCAGCACTGGATGGACCGGCGCCGGCCCGGCCAGTCGCGTTTCACCACCCAGCGCCGCGAACCGGACGAGGTGAAAATCGTCTCCGGCGTGTTTGAGGGAGTGACCACCGGCACGCCGATCGGGCTGATCGTCGAGAATGTCGATCAGCGCTCCAAGGATTATTCGGAAATCTCCGAACAGTTCCGGCCCGGCCATGCCGACTTCACCTATCAGGCGAAGTACGGCATCCGCGATTATCGTGGCGGCGGCCGGTCCTCGGCGCGCGAGACGGCGATGCGCGTTGCCGCCGGCGGCATCGCCCGCAAGGTTCTGCACCACATTCTGGGCAAGGATATCTCGATCCGAGGTGCGCTGGTGCAGGTCGGCCCGCATGGCATCGACCGCGCAAACTGGGACTGGGCGGAGACCGAGAACAACCCCTTCTGGTGCCCGGACGCACAGGCGGCGGGACAGTGGGAGGGCTATCTGGACGGGGTGCGCAAGGCAGGCTCCTCCTGCGGCGCCGTCATCGAGGTGGTGGCCAGCGGCTTCCCCGCCGGGCTGGGCGAGCCGATCTACGACAAGCTGGACAGCGACCTTGCCCGCGCGATGATGTCGATCAACGCGGTGAAGGGGGTGGAGATCGGCGCCGGCTTCGAGGCCGCCTCGCTGACCGGCGAGGAAAATGCCGACGAGATGCGCATGGCCGGCAACCGGGTCGACTTCCTGTCGAACAAGGCGGGCGGCATCCTGGGCGGCATTTCCACGGGGCAGGATATCGTGGTGCGCTTCGCGGTGAAGCCGACCAGTTCCATCCTCACGCCGCGCCGCTCGGTGGACCGCAACAATAACGAGATCGAGGTCCGCACCAAGGGTCGGCACGATCCCTGTGTCGGTATCCGCGCCGTGCCGGTGGGCGAGGCGATGATGGCGCTGGTGCTGGCCGATCATGTGCTGCGCCAGCGCGCCCTGACCGGGAAGGTATAG
- a CDS encoding TlyA family RNA methyltransferase, translating to MAKKRLDVLLVERGLVESRARAQALVMAGLVYSDTKRLDKPGTALPEDAPLELKGQDHPWVSRGGLKLQHGLDHFGIDPTGMTCLDVGASTGGFTDVLLSRGAARIYAVDVGHGQLAWKLRQDDRVVVLERTNARHLTAEQVPDAIDLVVCDASFIGLELVLARPLELASANAFLVALIKPQFEVGKERVGKGGVVRDPALHEEVCQRIADWLSAQPGWNVLGIEPSPILGPEGNREFLIAGRKGG from the coding sequence GTGGCGAAGAAACGCCTCGACGTGCTGCTGGTGGAGCGCGGGCTGGTGGAAAGCCGGGCCCGCGCCCAGGCGCTCGTCATGGCCGGGCTGGTCTATTCCGACACCAAGCGGCTGGACAAGCCCGGCACGGCGCTGCCAGAGGACGCGCCGCTGGAGCTGAAGGGGCAGGATCATCCCTGGGTTTCGCGCGGTGGGCTGAAACTGCAACATGGGTTAGATCATTTCGGGATCGATCCGACTGGTATGACCTGCCTCGATGTCGGGGCCTCCACCGGCGGCTTCACCGATGTGCTGCTGAGCCGCGGGGCGGCCAGGATCTATGCGGTTGATGTGGGCCACGGGCAGCTGGCCTGGAAGCTGCGGCAGGATGACCGGGTGGTAGTGCTGGAGCGTACCAACGCCCGCCACCTGACGGCGGAGCAGGTCCCGGATGCCATCGACCTGGTGGTCTGCGATGCCAGTTTCATCGGGCTGGAGCTGGTGCTGGCGCGGCCGCTGGAACTGGCCAGCGCGAATGCTTTTCTGGTGGCGCTCATCAAACCGCAGTTTGAGGTTGGCAAGGAACGGGTCGGCAAGGGCGGGGTAGTGCGCGATCCGGCCCTGCATGAGGAGGTCTGTCAGCGCATTGCGGACTGGCTGTCGGCACAGCCGGGCTGGAATGTGCTGGGGATCGAGCCCTCGCCGATCCTGGGGCCGGAGGGCAACCGCGAATTCCTGATCGCCGGCCGCAAGGGCGGCTGA
- a CDS encoding bifunctional aminoglycoside phosphotransferase/ATP-binding protein — MTGDPQQPVIDFLSRPETYGGPGPVERLETHTAHVFLAGERAYKLKKAVHFPYMDFSTVEKRRSFCEAELALNRRTAPDLYLTVQAVRRLPDGTLTLGQEEGEALDWLVVMRRFDQSALFDTMAERGDLTEPLMDGLADAIAGFHAAAETAPGQGGAKAFRGYVEGNAAELERAIGTVFDASAVERVNQGCRAALKRVTGVLDDRRDGGHVRRCHGDLHLRNICLIDGRPTLFDCIEFNDDFALIDTLYDLSFLLMDLNYRGLRGHANRVLNRYLSRCGYDGLAVLPLMLACRAAIRAHVTARLVDGLEGEKREKAAAEARSYLDLALSYLDPSPARLVAVGGLSGTGKSTLARGLAPALGVAPGAVILRSDVIRKRLFGVAETDPLPQEAYRPEVSRRVFAEIARLAGEVLAQGHAVIADAVYGEDWQRDGIANVAAKAGVPFEGLWLEAPQRLLEERVDNRRGDASDATSTVVRAQAARIRPPEGWRRIDTGGGKEASLAAARDALGLPEIN; from the coding sequence ATGACCGGCGATCCGCAGCAGCCGGTCATCGATTTCCTGTCGCGGCCGGAGACCTATGGCGGGCCAGGGCCGGTGGAGCGGCTGGAGACCCACACTGCCCATGTCTTCCTGGCCGGCGAGCGGGCCTACAAGCTGAAGAAGGCGGTGCATTTTCCTTACATGGATTTCTCCACCGTCGAAAAGCGCCGGTCATTCTGCGAGGCGGAGCTGGCGCTGAACCGCCGTACCGCGCCGGACCTCTATCTGACGGTGCAGGCGGTGCGGCGTCTGCCGGACGGCACGCTGACGCTGGGGCAGGAAGAGGGGGAGGCACTGGACTGGCTGGTGGTCATGCGGCGCTTCGACCAGTCTGCCCTGTTCGACACCATGGCCGAACGCGGCGATCTCACGGAGCCGCTGATGGATGGGCTGGCCGATGCCATCGCCGGTTTCCACGCGGCGGCGGAAACCGCGCCGGGGCAGGGCGGAGCAAAAGCCTTCCGGGGCTATGTCGAGGGCAATGCGGCGGAGCTGGAGCGCGCCATCGGCACGGTCTTCGATGCGAGCGCCGTAGAGCGTGTGAACCAGGGCTGCCGGGCCGCGCTGAAGCGGGTGACCGGCGTGCTGGACGACAGGCGCGATGGCGGTCATGTGCGGCGCTGCCATGGCGATCTGCATCTGCGCAATATCTGCCTGATCGACGGGCGGCCGACGCTGTTCGACTGTATCGAGTTCAACGACGATTTCGCCCTCATCGATACGCTCTATGACCTCAGCTTCCTGCTGATGGACCTCAATTATCGCGGGTTGCGCGGGCACGCCAACCGCGTGCTGAACCGCTATCTGTCGCGGTGCGGCTATGACGGGCTGGCGGTATTGCCGCTGATGCTGGCCTGCCGGGCGGCGATCCGCGCCCATGTGACGGCGCGGCTCGTGGACGGTCTTGAGGGGGAAAAGCGGGAAAAAGCGGCGGCCGAGGCGCGCTCCTATCTCGACCTGGCCCTGTCATATCTTGACCCATCCCCGGCGCGACTGGTCGCGGTTGGCGGCCTGTCCGGCACCGGCAAATCGACGCTGGCGCGCGGACTGGCTCCAGCTCTGGGCGTGGCGCCGGGTGCCGTGATCCTGCGCAGCGACGTGATCCGCAAACGTCTGTTCGGCGTGGCGGAAACCGATCCTCTGCCACAGGAAGCCTACAGGCCGGAGGTCTCGCGCCGCGTCTTCGCGGAGATCGCACGGCTGGCGGGGGAGGTGCTGGCGCAGGGCCATGCGGTGATCGCCGATGCGGTCTATGGCGAGGACTGGCAGCGTGACGGCATCGCCAATGTTGCGGCGAAGGCCGGCGTACCCTTCGAGGGTCTGTGGCTGGAGGCACCGCAGCGCCTTCTGGAAGAGCGCGTCGATAACAGGCGCGGCGATGCCTCGGACGCGACATCCACCGTGGTGCGCGCGCAGGCCGCGCGGATCAGGCCGCCCGAAGGCTGGCGCAGGATCGATACCGGCGGGGGCAAGGAAGCCTCCCTGGCGGCGGCAAGGGATGCGCTGGGCCTGCCGGAAATTAATTGA
- a CDS encoding RT0821/Lpp0805 family surface protein — MMKKTALALSALLLLAACENGNHENKQTAGTILGGIAGAVAGSQIGGGKGRLAAVAAGALLGGFLGNQIGRDLDEVDRQRANRAMDRAQAAPVGETITWNNPNTGNSGSVTPVREGTSASGEYCREFQQTVTIGGKSENAYGTACRQPDGSWKIVE, encoded by the coding sequence ATGATGAAGAAAACCGCCCTTGCCCTGTCCGCCCTGCTGCTGCTTGCAGCCTGCGAGAACGGCAATCACGAGAACAAGCAGACCGCCGGCACCATCCTGGGCGGTATCGCCGGCGCAGTCGCCGGTTCGCAGATTGGCGGCGGCAAGGGCCGGCTGGCGGCTGTGGCCGCCGGTGCGCTGCTAGGCGGCTTCCTTGGCAACCAGATCGGCCGCGACCTGGACGAGGTGGACCGCCAGCGCGCGAACCGGGCGATGGACCGTGCGCAGGCCGCCCCGGTAGGCGAGACCATCACCTGGAACAACCCGAACACCGGAAATTCCGGCAGCGTGACGCCGGTGCGCGAGGGCACTTCTGCCAGCGGCGAATATTGCCGCGAATTCCAGCAGACCGTCACCATCGGCGGCAAGAGCGAGAATGCCTACGGCACCGCCTGCCGCCAGCCTGACGGCAGCTGGAAGATCGTCGAATAA
- a CDS encoding DnaJ C-terminal domain-containing protein yields MRDPYDVLGVAPNASQADIKAAFRKLAKKYHPDVNAGDPDVERKFKEVNTAYNLLSDTDKRAKYDRGDLDAEGNERRFSSGGYRGTRAGTRASSGRSRGPFGFGGSSGSAEDFFSEFFRAAGMKPEDVKARAGQAGAGTAGTGTAGAGASAGAGTRTRDTERGAEVRYKLDIEFLEAAAGAKKRVTFPDGKTLEITIPSGTESGQTLRLKGQGRPGSHGSPPGDAFVEVTVKPHHYFERRDINIYLDLPVTLQEAALGASVPVPTIDGKVQLRIPANSNGDTTLRLKGKGVPDRKSGIRGDQYVRLRIMLPDPADRELTDFLERWKPKNSFNPRKAMGME; encoded by the coding sequence ATGCGCGATCCCTATGACGTGTTGGGCGTGGCGCCGAACGCGTCTCAGGCTGACATCAAGGCGGCGTTCCGCAAGCTTGCGAAGAAGTACCACCCGGACGTGAATGCCGGCGATCCGGATGTGGAGCGCAAGTTCAAGGAAGTGAACACCGCCTACAATCTGCTGTCCGACACCGACAAGCGCGCCAAGTACGACCGTGGCGACCTGGATGCGGAAGGCAATGAGCGGCGCTTTTCCAGCGGCGGCTATCGCGGCACGCGCGCCGGGACGCGCGCCAGCTCCGGCCGGTCGCGCGGCCCCTTCGGCTTTGGCGGGTCCAGCGGCAGTGCCGAGGATTTCTTCTCCGAATTCTTCCGCGCCGCCGGCATGAAGCCGGAGGATGTAAAGGCCCGCGCCGGCCAGGCGGGTGCCGGGACCGCCGGAACCGGGACGGCTGGTGCTGGAGCAAGTGCCGGGGCCGGCACGCGGACCCGCGATACCGAACGCGGCGCCGAGGTGCGCTACAAGCTGGATATCGAGTTCCTGGAGGCCGCCGCCGGAGCCAAGAAGCGCGTCACCTTCCCGGATGGCAAGACGCTGGAGATCACCATCCCGTCCGGCACCGAAAGCGGCCAGACACTGCGCCTGAAGGGTCAGGGCCGGCCCGGCAGCCATGGCAGCCCGCCCGGCGATGCCTTCGTCGAGGTGACGGTGAAGCCGCACCATTATTTCGAGCGCCGGGACATCAACATCTATCTCGACCTGCCGGTTACGCTGCAGGAAGCGGCGCTGGGCGCCTCTGTCCCGGTGCCGACCATCGACGGCAAGGTGCAGCTGCGCATCCCGGCCAACTCCAACGGCGACACCACCCTGCGCCTGAAGGGCAAGGGCGTGCCGGACCGCAAGAGCGGCATCCGCGGCGACCAGTATGTGCGGCTGCGCATCATGCTGCCCGACCCGGCCGACCGCGAGCTGACCGATTTCCTGGAACGCTGGAAGCCGAAAAACAGTTTCAACCCGCGCAAGGCGATGGGGATGGAATAG
- the fabI gene encoding enoyl-ACP reductase FabI yields MTNASALMAGKRGLIMGVANDRSIAWGIARAAAAQGAELAFTYQGDALKKRVEPLAASIGSSLLLPCDVTDESSIDSTFAALKSEWGKLDFVVHAVAYSDKDELKGKYVDTTRDNFLNTLDISCYSFTAVAQRAVPMMNDGGSLLTLTYYGAERVMPHYNVMGVAKAALEASVRYLAVDLGDRGIRVNGISAGPIKTLAASGIGDFRYILKWNQYNSPLKRNVTLEDVGGSALYLLSDLSTGVTGEIHHVDCGYHVVGMKAVDAPDISVV; encoded by the coding sequence ATGACCAACGCCTCGGCGCTTATGGCCGGCAAACGCGGCCTCATCATGGGTGTCGCGAACGATCGTTCTATTGCCTGGGGCATTGCCCGCGCCGCCGCGGCGCAGGGCGCGGAACTGGCCTTCACCTATCAGGGCGACGCGCTGAAGAAGCGGGTCGAGCCGCTGGCCGCCTCCATCGGTTCCAGCCTGTTGCTGCCCTGCGACGTGACCGACGAGTCCAGCATCGATTCCACCTTTGCCGCTCTGAAGTCCGAATGGGGCAAGCTGGACTTCGTCGTCCATGCCGTCGCCTATTCCGACAAGGACGAGCTGAAGGGCAAGTATGTCGACACCACGCGCGACAACTTCCTGAATACGCTGGATATTTCCTGCTATTCCTTCACCGCTGTCGCGCAGCGCGCGGTGCCGATGATGAATGATGGCGGCAGCCTGCTGACGCTGACCTATTACGGCGCCGAACGCGTCATGCCGCACTATAATGTGATGGGCGTGGCCAAGGCGGCGCTGGAGGCCAGCGTGCGCTATCTGGCCGTCGATCTGGGCGACCGCGGCATCCGGGTGAACGGCATCTCCGCCGGGCCGATCAAGACGCTGGCCGCCTCTGGTATCGGCGATTTCCGCTATATCCTGAAGTGGAACCAGTATAATTCCCCGCTGAAGCGCAATGTGACGCTGGAGGATGTCGGCGGCTCGGCGCTCTATCTGCTCAGCGACCTCTCGACCGGCGTGACCGGCGAGATTCACCACGTCGATTGCGGCTATCACGTCGTCGGCATGAAGGCGGTGGACGCGCCCGACATATCCGTCGTCTGA
- a CDS encoding SDR family NAD(P)-dependent oxidoreductase → MSENACPIDHKAEPAPDLSAPDLSQAKTCIVTGASRGIGHSTARYFRDRGWKIITCSRDAAPAECQRDPYWTAHIPTDLFDPASVKAFIDEATALLDGGPVHALINNAGWSPKTDFKERLGCLNGDIDAWQQVFELNCFAPLRLARGFAAALHKGKGSIVNITSIAGHSIHPFAGSAYSTSKAALSALTREMAADFAQLGVRVNAVAPGEIETAMLSPEYEMLVPRIPMHRLGKPEDVASTVFALCSDQFGYVTGTEIFVTGGQHLY, encoded by the coding sequence ATGTCCGAGAATGCCTGCCCGATAGACCATAAGGCCGAGCCTGCCCCGGACCTCTCCGCCCCGGACCTGTCACAGGCGAAGACCTGCATCGTCACCGGCGCCAGCCGGGGCATCGGTCATTCCACCGCGCGCTATTTCCGCGACCGGGGCTGGAAGATCATCACCTGCAGCCGCGATGCCGCGCCGGCCGAATGCCAGCGCGATCCCTACTGGACGGCGCATATCCCGACTGACCTGTTCGACCCCGCCAGCGTAAAGGCGTTCATCGACGAGGCGACGGCGCTGCTCGATGGCGGGCCGGTGCATGCGCTGATCAACAATGCCGGCTGGTCGCCCAAGACCGACTTCAAGGAACGGCTGGGCTGCCTGAACGGTGATATCGATGCCTGGCAGCAGGTGTTCGAGCTGAACTGCTTCGCGCCGCTGCGTCTGGCCCGCGGCTTCGCCGCCGCCCTGCACAAGGGCAAGGGCTCGATCGTGAATATCACCTCCATTGCCGGTCATTCGATCCATCCCTTCGCCGGGTCGGCCTATTCCACCTCGAAGGCGGCGCTGTCGGCGCTGACCCGCGAGATGGCGGCCGATTTCGCGCAGCTGGGCGTCCGGGTGAATGCGGTGGCGCCGGGCGAGATCGAGACCGCCATGCTGTCGCCGGAGTACGAGATGCTGGTGCCGCGCATCCCGATGCACCGGCTCGGCAAGCCGGAGGATGTCGCCTCGACCGTCTTTGCGCTGTGTTCCGACCAGTTCGGCTATGTCACCGGCACCGAGATTTTCGTCACCGGCGGCCAGCATCTGTATTGA
- a CDS encoding cation diffusion facilitator family transporter, with amino-acid sequence MTDAPASTQANGRLMRLASYAAVSVALVLIAAKLVAWLLTGSVALLSSLVDSVLDGFASIVAFVAIRQALTPADKEHRFGHGKAEPIAALGQAAFIVGSALFLSVEAVRRLWSPQPVAQQEIGIAVMVFSILLTLALVAFQRHVIRRTGSLVVSADSLHYKGDLLINLSIIASLVLTGWFDFPLADPVFALGIALYLIWNARGIGGEALDMLMDRELPDEERRSILVMARDHPGVLGVHDLRTRAAGPDRFIQMHLELDGTTSLAKAHAIADAVEAKIEAAFPGADVIVHQDPHGIPDAPRDNPPAPAGT; translated from the coding sequence ATGACTGACGCCCCCGCATCGACCCAAGCCAATGGCCGCCTGATGCGGCTGGCGAGCTATGCGGCTGTGTCGGTGGCGCTGGTGCTGATCGCCGCGAAGCTGGTGGCCTGGCTGCTGACCGGCTCGGTCGCGCTGCTGTCCAGCCTGGTCGATTCGGTGCTGGATGGTTTCGCCTCCATCGTCGCCTTCGTGGCGATCCGCCAGGCCCTGACCCCGGCGGACAAGGAACACCGCTTCGGCCATGGCAAGGCGGAACCGATCGCCGCGCTGGGGCAGGCCGCCTTCATCGTCGGCTCGGCGCTGTTCCTGAGCGTGGAGGCGGTGCGCCGGCTGTGGTCGCCGCAGCCGGTGGCGCAGCAGGAGATCGGCATCGCGGTCATGGTGTTCTCGATCCTGCTGACGCTGGCGCTGGTGGCCTTCCAGCGCCATGTGATCCGCCGCACCGGCTCTTTGGTCGTTTCCGCCGACAGCCTGCACTACAAGGGCGACCTGCTGATCAATCTGTCGATCATCGCCTCGCTGGTGCTGACCGGCTGGTTCGATTTTCCGCTGGCCGATCCGGTCTTCGCGCTGGGCATCGCGCTCTATCTCATCTGGAACGCGCGCGGCATCGGCGGCGAGGCGCTCGACATGCTGATGGACCGCGAACTGCCGGACGAGGAACGCCGGTCGATCCTGGTAATGGCGCGCGATCATCCCGGCGTGCTGGGCGTCCATGATTTGCGCACCCGCGCCGCCGGGCCGGACCGGTTCATCCAGATGCATCTTGAACTGGACGGGACCACCAGCCTCGCCAAAGCGCACGCCATTGCCGATGCGGTGGAAGCGAAGATCGAGGCGGCTTTTCCCGGCGCCGACGTCATCGTCCATCAGGACCCGCATGGTATCCCGGATGCGCCACGGGATAACCCGCCGGCGCCGGCGGGCACATGA
- the sppA gene encoding signal peptide peptidase SppA: MLGWLRRVIVGLLALVGLIVVLVIGGLYLLSDQLMERYESRWQAPELPPRVLLHLPLAGALPEQESDAVQALIRQQQQPSLRQVLEALDRAAIDPRVGGILADLSHAQLGLAQAQELHQAILRFRSAGKPAIAFADTFGEGQSGNTAYYIASAFDQIWLQPSGDIGLTGVALNFMFLREALDEWGIEPQMMRRQEYKGVVETLTERSLTPAVRQNYQRIAESLHGRMIADIATRRSVDADRLRALVDEAPVDAARGLENRLVDRLGYRDEARAAALAVAGNDARPVPLGAYARHAARPQEKPAAEIALITASGPIVRMAPDGLFREDIASAGQLADALDAAVNAPSVRAILLRIDSPGGSYIASDSIWQAVRRAKEAGKPVVAWMGNVAASGGYFIAMAADRIVAQPMTLTGSIGVAGGKIVFAGALERLGIGHDRVAAGANATLYSPLEPFTDAQRRQMERTLDRIYADFTGKAAAARGLDAAGIDRAARGRVFTGADADEIGLVDAVGGYAEAQQALRTLLSLPDGAPLKLQPFPAPEDPFQAVLDLLRGGEFMQALASLSRLSALLTRYEALLGGAMEAPQPLRLPIPEIK; the protein is encoded by the coding sequence ATGCTGGGCTGGCTGCGCCGGGTGATCGTCGGGCTGCTGGCCCTTGTCGGCCTGATCGTCGTACTGGTGATCGGCGGCCTCTACCTGCTGTCCGACCAGCTGATGGAACGCTACGAATCGCGCTGGCAGGCGCCGGAATTGCCGCCGCGCGTGCTGCTGCACCTGCCGCTCGCCGGTGCGCTGCCGGAACAGGAAAGCGATGCGGTGCAGGCGCTCATCCGGCAGCAGCAGCAACCCAGCCTGCGCCAGGTGCTGGAGGCGCTGGATCGCGCCGCCATCGATCCGCGCGTTGGCGGCATCCTGGCCGATCTCAGCCACGCCCAGCTGGGCCTCGCCCAGGCGCAGGAGCTGCATCAGGCGATCCTGCGCTTCCGCAGCGCCGGCAAGCCGGCCATCGCCTTTGCCGACACCTTCGGCGAGGGCCAGTCCGGCAACACCGCCTACTACATCGCCAGCGCCTTCGACCAGATCTGGCTGCAGCCATCGGGCGATATCGGCCTCACCGGCGTCGCTCTCAACTTCATGTTCCTGCGCGAGGCGCTGGATGAGTGGGGCATCGAGCCGCAGATGATGCGGCGGCAGGAATATAAGGGCGTTGTCGAGACGCTGACCGAACGCAGCCTCACCCCCGCGGTGCGACAGAATTACCAGCGCATCGCCGAGTCCCTGCATGGCCGGATGATCGCCGATATCGCCACCCGCCGGTCGGTCGATGCCGACCGCCTGCGTGCGCTGGTGGACGAAGCGCCGGTCGACGCCGCACGCGGGCTGGAGAACCGGCTGGTGGACCGGCTGGGCTACCGCGATGAGGCGCGCGCCGCCGCGTTGGCGGTGGCCGGTAATGACGCGAGGCCGGTGCCGCTTGGTGCCTATGCCCGCCATGCCGCCAGGCCGCAGGAAAAGCCGGCGGCGGAAATTGCGCTGATCACCGCCAGTGGCCCCATCGTGCGCATGGCCCCCGACGGGCTGTTCCGCGAAGATATCGCGTCTGCCGGCCAACTGGCGGATGCGCTGGACGCCGCGGTCAATGCCCCGTCAGTGCGGGCGATCCTGTTGCGCATCGACAGCCCCGGCGGCTCCTACATCGCCTCCGACAGCATCTGGCAGGCGGTTCGCCGCGCCAAGGAAGCTGGCAAGCCGGTCGTCGCCTGGATGGGCAATGTCGCAGCCTCCGGCGGCTATTTCATCGCCATGGCGGCAGACCGCATCGTGGCGCAGCCGATGACGCTGACCGGGTCCATCGGTGTGGCCGGCGGCAAGATCGTATTCGCCGGCGCGCTGGAACGGCTGGGCATCGGCCATGACCGGGTTGCGGCCGGCGCCAACGCTACCCTGTACAGCCCGCTGGAGCCGTTCACCGACGCGCAGCGCCGGCAGATGGAGCGCACGCTGGACCGCATCTATGCCGATTTCACTGGCAAGGCGGCGGCGGCACGCGGGCTGGATGCGGCCGGGATCGACCGCGCGGCACGCGGCCGCGTCTTCACCGGCGCCGATGCCGACGAGATCGGGCTTGTCGATGCCGTTGGCGGCTATGCCGAGGCGCAGCAGGCGCTGCGCACACTGCTCAGCCTGCCGGACGGCGCGCCCTTGAAGCTTCAGCCCTTCCCGGCACCGGAGGACCCGTTCCAGGCCGTGCTGGATCTGCTGCGCGGCGGCGAGTTCATGCAGGCGCTGGCCAGCCTGTCCCGGCTGTCGGCACTGTTGACGCGGTATGAGGCACTGCTGGGCGGGGCGATGGAAGCGCCGCAACCGCTGCGCCTGCCAATACCGGAAATCAAGTGA